TATTAAACATTTTATTTTAACTCCTTTGATTGTAATTTGTTCAAACCGATTAAGGCTTGTTGTCTTGCTTTGTGTTTAAGTTCAGCTTCCTGAATTTGTTGTCGTGCTTCTACGCTTGCTTCTGCATATGCAGGATAATTCACAACACTAAACTCAAGCACCTTATCAATTTTAGTTATAGTACGTGTGCGTGTATTCACATCATATTGACTACCGTCAGATACTGTGAAACCAAAACTCATACCTGAGAGGTCGCCCCGTTTTACTGCCGTATAAACAGAGCGGGCTTCTTCCGTATCTGGTAAGGTCGCGCGGAAATGCATACCAATATCATCAGTCCATATATCCATCGTCTTAGGTGATTTCGCTAGTGGTATACGGTTCACATCATGTGACACTAAAAGTCGTGTATCGTTGAGCTTCAAGCCATCTAACGCATTACGTTTAATGATTTCGGTATATGATCCTGTAGGCGTAGTAATCTGCGTTGGTTTATTAAATACAATTGCTGTTCCCTCAAGTACCATTTCGTTACTTTGGGAATCTGTTTGTATTTCTGCACTTCTAATTTCCTTCATCTGCCTTAACCTCCTTATCTGCCATTTGATAATTCTTTGCTAATGTTTTTTCAATATAGTTCAAACTTTGTATGCGTTCATCTCCATCTTCAACATGAGGCAAGTTCATTAAGTCACGTGCTTCATTAATGGTCAATAAGCCGAGTGGCAACAATTCTTTGATAATCGTTGATTTCGATTGATTGCTTGCATACTGTAATTTTGATGATTCATATATAATGCGATTGCTAAAAGACTGTTCACGTTCAGTAAAAATCTTTTCGGTAAGCTCTGAGGATAACTGAATAGCGAAAGGTTCAATGACTGATTCAAAGAACGCTTGCCATGTGTTCTCATCATAACTACCTGTCACAATAGCTTCATTGATTCCTAAATACTCATATATCTTTTGTTTAATCACTTTTATTTGGGACGTATCCACCTGAACATCTGATATATTTAATTGCTGGTAATCCATCGACGTATCTAATGGAACAACTCCGCCATTATTTGCCATTGATAAATAATTGTTTGTAAATTCTTCTTTTGCTTCTTTTAACTTACTAGGACTCAATGCCTGATTGTATTTCAGAATACCTCTGATTTGAGCAGAATTCTTAATTGCCTCAGTCATACCATCATTTTGTGTGTGCGCAAGTTGTAACGTATTCATGATTGCATCGTTGTTATCACCGAGTAATTCATTAGAGTTAAAGTGACGACGCAACACGGCTATTTCTGATAAATGAAAATGGACAACTTCACCATCGTTGAACAAAAATTTTAGGTACATTTCACCTACACCATCAACCACATATTCAACACTACTTGGTGTTAACGGATATAAGTTTTTCAAGTTGCCTTTATTGTCCTTTTGTACAAGGATAAATGCGTTATTGAACAAGTAGTATTGTGTGGCCACTTTATATAAAAAGTCATAACCACTCATATACGGATTGGGTCTATTTTGTAAGATTCTGTTAATTTTATAGTTATTAAAATCTTTCGTATTGTTTACATGCTTGCCTGATAACTTCGCAATATGGCGTGCAATGGTATCTACTGCACTACGATATATGTCGTTTGAATATGCATCACCTGAAAATTGAGATAATGACTTAAAGCCACCTGTGAGCATTTCAAACTGTTGTGCAGTGGTACGCTCAATAGTTTCAAGTCCTAACATCTTATTTAACCACTTCGGCACATCTTCACCTTCTTTACAGAATATTTGTTCGTCAAATAAGTACATACGTTCGATTTATACATCTAAATTATACCACACTAGGGTATATAAAGCTAGTTGTGGTAAGGGTTTACGTATTTAACTTCTAATTCTTTAATACTTTTTTCACTTGCATTAAAATGCCAATTTAGACGAGTTTCATCTTTAACTTTGAATCCAGCTTTTAACATTGCGCCTTTAAACTGACCATTTGTGATGTAACTACCCTCAAAAGTGCCTGACAACGCATCGCTATATTTACGTTCAAATACGTGCTTTAATCCATATGAGGAACGTCTTACGTTAAACGATTTAATTTTATTGATTGAGTAACAAAATTCGAGTAATGCGTTTTTCTTTATCTCATTTAATTCTTCAAAGTGTTCTGGTTTATTAATATTAGTCATTTTAATTCTCCATTCTATTTATATTTGTGTGTAGGGAGTGTAGGAATAAAAGTTACTACATTTGCCAAAAGTTGCTACATAATCGTTCAAAACATTGCTACAAAAGGAGTTTTGAGTAATTAAACAATTTTATAAACCTACTACATAAGTTACTTCATTTATAAAAAGTTGCTACATAAGTTACTACCTTATATGAATTTCTACTACATTTATCAATATGTAGCTACATAAGTTACTACTAAAAAAGCGATAATAAAGGTGTTTAACGCGCTTTGTAGTAATTTTTCTGATATGTAGTAACTTTTCCATCTACTCCCCGTACACAGATTTAATTTTATTGATTGAGTAACAAAATTCGAGTAATGCGTTTTTCTTTATCTCATTTAATTCTTCAAAGTGTTCTGGTTTATTAATATTAGTCATTTTAATTCTCCATTCTATTTATATTTGTGTGTAGGGAGTGTAGGAATAAAAGTTACTACATTTGCCAAAAGTTGCTACATAATCGTTCAAAACATTGCTACAAAAGGAGTTTTGAGTAATTAAACAATTTTATAAACCTACTACATAAGTTACTTCATTTATAAAAAGTTGCTACATAAGTTACTACCTTATATGAATTTCTACTACATTTATCAATATGTAGCTACATAAGTTACTACTAAAAAAGCGATAATAAAGGTGTTTAACGCGCTTTGTAGTAATTTTTCTGATATGTAGTAACTTTTCCATCTACTCCCCGTACACAGATTTAATTTTTTTATACAGGTTGCTACCTTTTCTAGGTTTAATAACGTTTGTTTTGTCACTGTACTTGTCATCAGTATCATATGGCGCCACATCATAAAGAACTTTACTTTTTTTGTGATAAAAATCTATACCATAACCTTTATAAGGTGATCTAACACGTTCCACTGTGTACCCTAATCTGATTAATTCTTTAGTTAAATTATGAACCTTCATCACTTCATAACCATAACGCTTAGCCCATTGGCGATAAATTTCATACGCGACTTCTCTCGCCCTGCCATCTACGGGGTGAATAGGTCTTTCGCCTTCCATGTCCAAAAAGTGGCGCACAGGTTCATTTTCATATTTGTAGCTCTGAATTAAATCATTACTTTCATTAACTTTAGTAAAGTCACCTGTTTCTAGCAATTCGGGCAAATGTTCCAAACACTTATTTAATAATGCAGACATAACATCGGGATTATTTAACTTCTTATTGAGCCCTAACTCTTTAGGATAATGTCCATCGCCAAATGTGCGATTCATTGGGACAATAACCATTCTGCGATAAAATCCATCTGTTTTATCACTAGCCTGTGGTATATTATTGCCTGCAAAAAGAAGTTTGTTATGCGGGGTGAAATCAAAATCTTGTTTACCTTTAGGATTAACATTAATTCGATTCCCTGTGGCAATTGATTTATAGTTCCCTGTGTCCTTGATGTATGTGTTATCCATGTCATCATCAATATTAACCATTTTGCCCATTAGTCGTGCTGGTTTAAATTCGTGACTCAAATCTTTAAATTTAAGAGATGTCGTGTTCCTTTTACCGATGAAATCTTGAATTAATTGAAGTATCGTTGATTTACCGTTACTTCCATTTTTAGTTTTAACTCCTGCACTATAAAAGAAAATAGTTTTCCCAATAAAGTTTTCTTTATACAAACAATACGCTATAATTTGATATATAAGTTTTTCAATTTGGGCATCTTCATCTGATATGCTCTTAATAAAATCCTCAAGTTTTTTACTTCTTTTACTTCGGTCAAAAGTCACATCAATTTTCGACGTCGAAATATGGTTAGCCGAATGCTTATGAAGTTGATGTGTCTTTAGATCCAAAACGCCATTGTTAAGCACTAATTTATGTGGCTCTAATTCTTCATCTTTAAATTTAATCGACATCGCTTTAATTTTGTAAAACACTTCACGATTCTGATGCTCTTTAATATTTGGCATTTCCAAATAAGTCATTTGCCTAATTGTTTCCTCGTCTAAATGCTGGTAAAATTCACCGTTAAAAAAATGAATATTTTCATCTATCATAATCATATTGTATTTTCTAGCTAACATCTCACTGAACTTCGTGTGATTGAATTTGTCGTCATATTCAATTTCTTCATTGTATTTCTCTAGTAAATGGTCGTCGATGTTACTGATTTTATCCATTTTTTTCCTCCTTCTCTCGCAAATGAATTCTTAAAATTGAATTAAATATTTTAGCAACTTCTTTTTCCTGCAATGGAGGATTACAACTTTCGCCCCAAGCAAGAGCTAATCCGTACACTAAATGACCATCAACATATCTTCGCAATAAATGTCCAATCACTGATGCTAATGCTTGATTCCGTCCACCTTCTGCCACTCCGAATGCAATATCACGCCAATATTCTGAACCTCGTTTGTTATATGCAACCTTGATGTTCTGAGATTCGCCCTCAGTTGCATCGAGAGGATATTTCGCTAGACAACTGTCCAATTGTGCACGTGTAATGAATGGTGCGTCATTGATATGCCAGTGGAATGGTGCATATTTGCTACTAATTACGGGTAATGCCGATAATTGGATAGCTTTTAAGCATGATTCATCAATCACTTCTCCGATATACCTCGATAATGCCCTAGCATACTTTGTATATTCATCTGGTGTGACAATGTCATCAATCGGAATTAATAGCCGAAATCTAGGACGCAAATCTTTATCATGTTCATCTTGCTTGTCACGGTGTCTGTAGGTGCTGTATATGAAGTAAGCGAAGTGTCTCATCTTGTTTTTGACGTTATCGAGAAATCTGTTCATATCGTCGATGTCATCATAATCCAATGAAAATACTTGTCGATACATCACATTTTCTTTTAAACGACGGTGTGATATACCTTCAGCATCAGCAACATCACCGTATATCGCTAGTTTATTAGCGTATTTATCATGGCTGACAACTGGACGAGTTAAAAACTCGCACCAGTCAGACCACTTAATATTTTTTACATTTTCTGTTCCCTTAGATGTTAAACTTTGATATAATAGAATAAGAAGTTCATCATCGTGCTTTAAATTGAACATGGCATTTATTAGCTCCTTTCATTAAAATTACTATGCGTTATCAGTTCCGTCGCCAAACTTCGCTGATGACGCTTTTTCTATTTCTTTAAACTCGTTTATCTTCTTGTCTAACCTATCAGTGTACATGTACAACAAATCGAATAACTGTTCACAGTGAATGCGGTGTTCATTGTACGCATATCCATATATTTGTACTTCTTCCATACTTTTCAGATTATGCGTAGTAAATACATCATCAATAAACCAGCTATGCGTTGAAATTAAATCTTCTAATTTCTCTTTAATAATCTCAATTTCTTCCATAAGCCATCTAATTTCGATATTCATACCTAGTATTCCTCCACTTCGATATTTCCTACAATATATTCCAACGCCCACTCTAACATTCCGATTATGTGACCTTTACGATCTGTTGCGTGTTTATGTTCGCCTTTTTCATTAATAACGCTATAATGGTAAACTTTTTGTGTCTCGTGTCTCACATCATCTAATGTCGCAGTCACTTCTTCAATAATAGAAAATGCTTCATCTTCAAAATCTAGTTCAGCAAGAATATTAAACAATTCTTCATGCACTGACTTTAAAAATCGTTCATAAAAAGTAGTGTCATCATACTTATGTTCTGTCATTGAATGAAATCTGTCTTTAGCTGATAAGAAAACTTCTTTATCCTTCTCATCTAATACTTTTTCAATCAATTTAACTACTTTCGACAAATAATATCTTTGCTTAATTTTCATTTTAACTACCTACCTTTTTCTTATTTTTAATTTCTGTAATTCTTGATAAATCCATTTCTAACACTGCAATTTGAACATCATTATTCACTTCAGGAAAGTTCTGTTCAAATACTTGTGGGGATACATTTAAAAGTAGATTGTGATTTGTATCCTTAATGTTGTACCAGCCGACAATCGTCTTTGTAATAATGACTTGTTGTTTCATCGTGTGACCACCTTATTTAGTTTTTTCAAATCGTTATTGTGAATGTCCATTTGCGATGTGATATTATTCATAAATTCATCTACATCAGACTTCTTAAAACGATATGTCGTACCAACACGATAGTACTTCATGCCGTTGTTAATGAGTAACGCCTCAATAGTTGGTTTACTTAGATTCAGATACTCTGATAACTCTTTATAAGTCATAAAGTATTTATCATGTGCCAGCTCATCAATACGCTCATCAATGGCTTTTTGGAACATTTCACGTGCTTCATTTTCATCAATGTTAATGTTGAACATTTAACCCACCCCATATTTGTCATAAATACTTTTGCTTACTTTAATATCAAGATTAAATTGATTTTTCGTTTCAGTTAGCTTAACAACATCATCAAGAATAACTTGACGCACCTCTAACATATCTGGTGTCATTTCTTCTTTGCCAATCATCTTTTCATATCCAAAAGCAGTTGATACGGCTTTATTTGCAATAGTATTGGCTTTAATGTAGTTGATTTGTTTATCTGATTTATGTGCTCTTTGAATAATAGCCATGGCTTCTTTTTGCTTTTGTTTATCTAACATGCGGAAGGCTTCATATCCTTTGAGTCCAGTAGCTTGTCGTAATTCAACCAATACGTCACAAATCCAATCTTGGAAATCTTCAGCTTCAGGCTTGTTAGAACGCATTACAAGTCGATAAATACCTTTTTCATTAATTACTGTATAATCTTGAAATTTTCTAGCTTTCTTCTTACCTGATGTGGTACTACCTTTAAGAGTACCTCTTACATGTTCAGGTAAATATTTTGTAGCATTGAATGCATCTCTAAAACCTAATACTTTTGCAACATCACTCGCTACTGCCCAATACTCACCGTCTTTTTCAATAAAACGGATTTCTTTGTTATTGAATAGTTGTTTAATCATTGGTTATGCCTCCTTTAATACAAATTCAAAAATATCTTCAATTTCAACACCTAAGGCGTCAGCAATCTTTTTGCTAGTTTTTGGGCTAGGTATTTTCTTACCATTAACAATTTGACTCAAATACGTAGTGCTTACTTCTGCCTTGTTTGACAAGTCAGATAAATTAAACCCTTTTAAAAACATTGCTTTTTTAAAGTTATTAGTATTGATTAGGACACCCATCTCTACCCCTCCTTTTTATCATTATCGGCGATATATTGGATTAAAAAAATACTCAAAATTCATTTGTAAATATCATTATCGGCGATATACCTATATGTTAATATACAGTTTAATTAAATGCAATAGTTTTTTACAAAAAATTTTTTTCTTTTTAACGAACAATTTGTTATTATTAATCATGAGGTGAAAATATATGAATATTGGCGATAATATCAGAAAAATACGCAAAGAAAAAAATATAACACAAAGCCAGCTGGCGACTTCTTTAGAAATTTCTCAATCCTATTTAAGCGATTTAGAAAATAATAGAAAGAATTTAGGGATTAAGACAATTGAAAAAATCGCAAAAAAGCTCAACGTTTCAGTAGCTTACTTGACTAGTGGTAATAAAATGCTTAGGGATTTAAATGACAAAGAGAAAAGAGAAATGATGTCAAAATTAAGTCACGAAATTTCTAAAACTAACATGGAAAGCGAATTGAATCTAAAAAGTAATTTATTAGATTTAATTCAACGCGACTTAAAATATAGAGACGTACACTATTTTAATAATATATATAACTTTTATGAACTAGAAAAAACGGAAGATGATAATTTACTATTTATTTCTGTCCTCCTACAAATGTTACGACAACATAAAATGAGTGGTAGTAAAGAAGCGTACGATGATATTACCAATGAATTTAACGACTTCTTAAAGCGTTATTTAAATATTAAGTAGGTGAACCTTATGGCAACATATGAAAAACGTGGCAACACATGGCGTTACCGTATTTCCACTGGTAAGAATCCGACTACTGGCAAATATGAATATATCTCTAAATCAGGTTTCAAACGTAAATCAGATGCTAAACATCATGCTGAAATGATTGAACGACAATTGCGTACTGGTGAATATATAGCACCATCTTCACATACGTTTAAACAGGTTGCTGATGACTGGATTAAACATTATTCCAATGATGCAAAAATAAGTAGCGTCAGAGTGCGCCACAAAGCCATATGCCACGCTGTACAAAGATTTGGTAGATATCCTATACAAAGTATCAAAAAGCATGACTATCAATCGTTTGTGGACGATATGACAAAAGAATATAGCAAGAATTATGTTGATAGTATTGTGTCATCTACTAATATGATTTTTAAGTATGCTCATGAAATGAAATTAATCAAAACACTTCCTAGTGATAATATTAGACGCCCTAAAAAGAAACGTACAGTTGAAGAATTAGAGGAAACTGAAATACATAAAAAATTCCTAGAAAAAGATGAATTAGTAGAGTTCTTACAAGTGGCAAAATATAATCATTCACCACAAAATAGTTTTGAAGTCTTTATCACATTAGCCTATACGGGCATGCGTGCTGGTGAATTACTAGCATTAAAATGGGCTGATATTGACTTTGAGAACAACACGATTAGCATTACAAAAACTTATTACAATCCAAACAATAATAAGAAAAAATATCAGATACTCACACCAAAAACTGATTCTTCAATTGGTAAGATTTCTGTTGACCCAAAAATAATTAATTTACTGAAAGACTATAAAGTGAATGTACAAGATAAATGGAAAGATGAGTTATATATAGATAATAATTTTGTATTCACAGATAATAATGGTTATCCACTTGTGATAAAGAAACTTCAATTATGGATAAAAGCTATACTTAAAAAAACCGATATTAATAAAAACATCTCCACTCACTCGTTCAGACATACACATTGTGCATTGCTTATTGAAGCTGGTGTACATATTAAAGAAATTCAGGAACGCTTACGTCACAAAGATATTAACACCACAATGAACATTTACGCTAAAATCACAAATTCATACAAAAAAGACGCTTCCCAAAAGTTTAGCCAACTCATGGAAAACGTCTCAAAAGAATTATTTTAAAATTTCTATGACCAAATTATGACCATTGAGCATTAAAAACGTTGATATAACGGTGTTCAACGGTCTTTTTACATCATGCCTGGCATGCCGCCCATAGCTGGCATATCGTTGCCTTTATCTTCAGGAATGTTTGCGACTACGGCTTCTGTTGTTAAAAACATTGCTGCAACACTTGCTGCATGTTGTAATGCTGAACGTGTTACTTTTGTTGGGTCTACGATACCTGCATCAAGCATGTTTACCCACTCATCTGTTGCTGCATTGTAACCAATACCTGGCTCTGCATTTTTCATTTGTTCAACAATCACAGAACCTTCTAAACCAGCATTTTCAGCGATTTGACGGACTGGTGCTTGTAATGCTTTCAATACAATTTTCACACCTGTCGCCATATCTCCTTCTGCTTCAATGGCTTCGATATTTTTGTAGATATTCATTAATGCTGTTCCACCGCCTGCAACGATTCCTTCTTCAACCGCTGCACGTGTTGAGTTTAATGCATCTTCAATACGCAATTTACGTTCTTTTAATTCTGTTTCTGTTGCAGCACCGACTTTGATTACTGCTACACCACCTGCTAATTTTGCAAGACGTTCTTGAAGTTTTTCACGGTCAAAGTCTGAATCCGTCTCATCGATTTGTGCTTTAAGTTGGTTGACGCGTGCATCGATGTTTGTTGCATCACCATTACCACCAACAACTGTTGTGTTATCTTTTGTTACTTCCACTTTGCTTGCTGTTCCAAGCATATCAATTGTTGTTTCTTTCAAGTCTAAACCAAGATCGTCTGTAATCACTTGTGCGCCTGTAAGAATTGCTAAGTCTTCAAGCATCGCTTTACGACGATCACCAAATCCAGGTGCTTTCACTGCAACGGCTGTGAAGGTACCACGCATACGGTTTAATACTAAGTTCGTCAATGCATCGCCTTCTACTTCATCTGCTACGATTAAAATCGGACGACTTGATTGAACGATTTGTTCTAATAACGGCAAGATATCTTGGAATGATGAGATTTTCTTATCTGTAATTAAAATATACGGATTTTCTAATTCGGCAGTCATTTTATCAGAATCTGTCACCATATAAGGTGATTGGTAACCACGATCAAATTGCATACCTTCAACGACATCTAATTCTGTGTTGAAACCATTTGATTCTTCAATAGAGATCACACCATCGTTCCCTACTTTTTCCATTGCTTCTGAAATATAACGACCTACTTCTTCATTTGCCGCAGAAATAGCACCTACTTGCGCAATTTCTTCTTTATTTTCTACTTTTTGAGAAATCTCATGTAATGATTCGATTGCGACAGCTACTGCTTTATCGATGCCTTGACGGATGCCGACAGGGTTTGCGCCACTTGTGACGTTTTTAAGCCCTTCTTGAATCATCGCTTGTGCAAGAACTGTTGCTGTTGTTGTGCCATCCCCTGCGATTTCATTTGTTTTGTTTGCAACTTCTTGAACGAGTTTTGCACCCATATTTTCATACGGATCTTCTAACTCGATTTCTTTTGCAATTGTGACACCATCATTCGTAATCAATGGTGCACCAAATTCTTTATCTAAAACGACATTACGCCCTTTTGGTCCAATTGTGACTTTTACAGCATTTGCTAATTGATCAACGCCACGTAGCATTGCTTGGCGTGCATCTTCTGAAAATTTAAGTTCTTTCGCCATTTAAATTCACTCCATTATATTGTGTGTTTATGATTTGATCTTCTATGCTTCAATAATTGCCAATACTTCTTCAACATCTAAAACAAGATATTTCTTGTCATTGCGTTTCACTTCTGTTCCTGCATATTGTTGGAATACAACACGATCACCAACTTGAACTTCTGGTGCAACACGTTGTCCATTATCTAATAAACGACCTGGTCCTACTGCGACAACTTCGCCTTCATTTGAATTCTCTTTTGCTGAATCTGTTAATACAATACCACTTTTCGTTGTTTGTTCTTGTTCTTTCTTCTCTATTACAATACGGCTTCCTAATGGTTTTAACATGGATATGTGCCTCCTTATTGTTACCTTCTACTTAGCACTTATCGACATCAAGTGCTAATACATGTTTTATATTAATCAAATTTGGTCAAAATATCAAGTGGAACGCTTTTAATGTTTGTTGTATGTGAGAGAATGCTTTAGAATAGTTGTGGAGTGAGAGGAGGTCTTACACAGATGAACCGTATCATCGTGTCTATTTTAACTGTTGTGATTTATATGGCTGCACAGTTTACACCAAGAGTTGCCTTAATGGCTGGTTGGATTGATTCGCAGTCAGCAAACACACAACTGCAACAAGTTACATATGTGCAAGTGATTGCTTTTATCGTTGCCGCAATATTGATTTTATGCATGCAGCCAATGATCAAAAATCCCTATCAATTTGAATTACAAAGAAAAGAAGAAAAACGTTATATCATTGTCTGGATTTTAGTAGGTCTTGTCATTGTATTTATTGCACAGATTATCACTAACTTAATCAGTGCACAACTATTAGGCGTAAGTCCTGCAAGTGAAAATACATTGCGTATTATGCGTATTGCCCGCCAAATGCCGATACTCATCATCTTGATTGCGATTGTCGGTC
This region of Staphylococcus sp. IVB6240 genomic DNA includes:
- the groES gene encoding co-chaperone GroES codes for the protein MLKPLGSRIVIEKKEQEQTTKSGIVLTDSAKENSNEGEVVAVGPGRLLDNGQRVAPEVQVGDRVVFQQYAGTEVKRNDKKYLVLDVEEVLAIIEA
- the groL gene encoding chaperonin GroEL (60 kDa chaperone family; promotes refolding of misfolded polypeptides especially under stressful conditions; forms two stacked rings of heptamers to form a barrel-shaped 14mer; ends can be capped by GroES; misfolded proteins enter the barrel where they are refolded when GroES binds), which translates into the protein MAKELKFSEDARQAMLRGVDQLANAVKVTIGPKGRNVVLDKEFGAPLITNDGVTIAKEIELEDPYENMGAKLVQEVANKTNEIAGDGTTTATVLAQAMIQEGLKNVTSGANPVGIRQGIDKAVAVAIESLHEISQKVENKEEIAQVGAISAANEEVGRYISEAMEKVGNDGVISIEESNGFNTELDVVEGMQFDRGYQSPYMVTDSDKMTAELENPYILITDKKISSFQDILPLLEQIVQSSRPILIVADEVEGDALTNLVLNRMRGTFTAVAVKAPGFGDRRKAMLEDLAILTGAQVITDDLGLDLKETTIDMLGTASKVEVTKDNTTVVGGNGDATNIDARVNQLKAQIDETDSDFDREKLQERLAKLAGGVAVIKVGAATETELKERKLRIEDALNSTRAAVEEGIVAGGGTALMNIYKNIEAIEAEGDMATGVKIVLKALQAPVRQIAENAGLEGSVIVEQMKNAEPGIGYNAATDEWVNMLDAGIVDPTKVTRSALQHAASVAAMFLTTEAVVANIPEDKGNDMPAMGGMPGMM
- a CDS encoding CPBP family intramembrane glutamic endopeptidase → MNRIIVSILTVVIYMAAQFTPRVALMAGWIDSQSANTQLQQVTYVQVIAFIVAAILILCMQPMIKNPYQFELQRKEEKRYIIVWILVGLVIVFIAQIITNLISAQLLGVSPASENTLRIMRIARQMPILIILIAIVGPLLEEFVFRKVLFGEIYNAIKASPVTKFIIATTISSAIFAVAHADLIHFAVYFVMGVIFSGFYIYTKRLSVSIGIHMAQNALVALIQFSIPEEVMEKAIEQAQFILFFI